CCCAGGTCCTCGACCGCCGCCTCGCCTTGGAGCTTGCGCGGGTCACCGAGCGCGCGGCTGTGGTCGCGGCCCGTTTCCGAGGGCGCGGTGATGAACAGGCCGCCGACGAGGCCGCGCTGCAAGCGGCCCACGGCGTGCTTGCCGGCATGGCTATCAAGGGTCGGGTGGTCATCGGCGAGGGACTGGAGGGTGAGGTGCCCCATCTCTTCCTTGGCGAGGAGGTGGGCGCGGGCGGTGATGCGGTGGATCTGGCGGTGGACCCGCTGGAAGGCGCCACCCTGTGTGCCAAGGACATGGCCGGCTCCATCTCCGTGGTTGTGCTGGCGGCGCCCGGATCGCTGCTGAACGCGCCGCCGGTCTATATGGAGAAAGTTGCCGTCGGACCCGGCTATCCGGAGGGCATCGTCTCCCTCACGGCGAGCCCGGAAGAAAATATCGCGGCTCTCGCGCAGGCACGTGGCGTGCCCACGGCGCAGATCACGGCCCTGGTGCTCGATCGTCCGCGCCATGCCAAGCTGATCGAGGCCGTGCGCTCGACGGGAGCAGCGGTAAAGCTCATCACCGATGGCGACGTGGCGGGCGTGATCCACACCACCAATCCCACGGAGAGCGGTGTCGACATCTATCTCGGCATCGGCGGTGCGGCGGAAGGGGTGCTCGCGGCGGCGGCCCTGCGCTGCATTGGTGGCCAGATGGAAGGCCGGCTGGTGCTGGACAGTGAGAAGAAGCGCGAACAGGCAAAGGCTCTGGGCATTCGCGACTTCGGGCGCGTCTACAAGCTCGATGACATGGTGCGCGGCGATTGCCTCGTGGCGGTGACCGGCGTCACCGACGGTCCACTCCTTCAGGGCGTGCGATTTGCTGGGGATGTCATCGGAACCGACACGCTGCTCATGCGGGCGGCCACGGGGACTGTCCGCCGCATCGCCACCGACCATCGCGACCTGCGCAAGTTCCATTTTGCCGAAGAGCACGCAGGGTAAGGGGTGGACGAGGGGTGCTGCTGGCAGTCGGCGCCCCCATGAGCGTGGGAACGAGGTGCGGGCTCATCTCTGCCGCGCTCCTTTTTCATTCTTCCGAATCGCAGTGTGAAAAAGTCGACGGCCGTTCCTGGAGCGGCTTCACAGACCTTTCCGCCGGATCGCCGGAATGTGGCTAATCCGTTGCCGGCAAAAAAGACACTCCCCTCTTGATGGTTTGTTAGTGAAAAATTAACGCACTAGGGATCTCCGAGACGGCTAAATGACTGGCCACGGATCGGTCCGTGCGAGAGCCACCTGATGCGCCCTTAAGCCATGCGTCGCCAGTCATGGACGGCAGCCGCCACCTCTG
This genomic interval from Aquabacter sp. L1I39 contains the following:
- the glpX gene encoding class II fructose-bisphosphatase; translation: MSHSRVPQVLDRRLALELARVTERAAVVAARFRGRGDEQAADEAALQAAHGVLAGMAIKGRVVIGEGLEGEVPHLFLGEEVGAGGDAVDLAVDPLEGATLCAKDMAGSISVVVLAAPGSLLNAPPVYMEKVAVGPGYPEGIVSLTASPEENIAALAQARGVPTAQITALVLDRPRHAKLIEAVRSTGAAVKLITDGDVAGVIHTTNPTESGVDIYLGIGGAAEGVLAAAALRCIGGQMEGRLVLDSEKKREQAKALGIRDFGRVYKLDDMVRGDCLVAVTGVTDGPLLQGVRFAGDVIGTDTLLMRAATGTVRRIATDHRDLRKFHFAEEHAG